DNA from Leptospira harrisiae:
CTTACGGACTCGAAAAAACATTTACTGTGGGTGTAGTCTCTGCCAAATCTCGAGAGGATTTGGACGAAACCGGACAAACTCATATCCAGACGGATACGGCCATCAATCCAGGTTCCAGCGGTGGTCCACTTTTGAACATTTACGGGGAAGTGGTTGGGATCAATCGGATGATACGCTCCTCATCTGGCGCCAGTGCTGGGATTGGTTTTGCAATTCCCATTAGTTATGCCAAACGTGTACTTCGTCAAATTGAACAAAACGTGGGACAAAACATTCGACCTGCCACTCTAGGTGTCATGGCGACGGCCCCTCTTCCTGACCATAGACGTTCTCTCGGAATTCCAGGGGAGACAGTGGGTGTTTTGGTCTATGACATAGAGCCAAATTCCTCAGCAGAAAAAGGAGGACTTCGCCGGTATGACTTTATCGAAGGAGCCAATGGCCTCCAGATCCGCCATATCAATGATTTACGAGAACAAGTGGGACTTGTTGGTCTGGGGGGCGTCTTACGGTTGAAGATATTACGGGATACCCAAGAGATGGAATTATCGATCCCTTTGGTCGAGGCCGCCTATAAAAAAGGCCAGTAAATTTTATGAGAAGAAATATAGTCCACTCGGGTGCTGATGCACTCATTTATGAAATCCGCCAAATTGTGGCCCTTGCCAAACAAATTGAGGCAATGGGAATTAGTATCACTTGGGAAAATATTGGTGACCCAATCCAAAAAGGGGAATCCGTTCCCACTTGGATGAAAGACATTGTGAGTGGACTGGTCGCCCAAAACAAATCATGGGCCTATACGGCAACACAAGGGGACGAAACGACTCGTAAGTTTTTAGCCTCTAAAGTCAATGAAAGAGGTGGGGCACAAATCACTTCTGAAGACATTCTATTCTTTAATGGTCTTGGTGACGCAGTTGCAAAAATTTTTGGATTTATGAGACGGGAAGCAAGGATCCTTGGTCCTTCACCCGCCTATTCTACGTTATCTTCTGCAGAAGCGGCGCATTCCGGATATGAACA
Protein-coding regions in this window:
- a CDS encoding S1C family serine protease, which encodes MERKTSIPPVVYINFALVFVLLFAIFFPEIRSAVTKLFASPKPISSSKQSQAIQIQTSFRNVYREAQQFVVSIRTKKTEMIFHPYAFGESREDRISSIGSGFIIDERGFVVTNYHVIKNAEIIEIIMSDGRIFPARYVGSHERADIALLKIPSNDRFTPAFLGNSDEIEVGDWAIAVGSPYGLEKTFTVGVVSAKSREDLDETGQTHIQTDTAINPGSSGGPLLNIYGEVVGINRMIRSSSGASAGIGFAIPISYAKRVLRQIEQNVGQNIRPATLGVMATAPLPDHRRSLGIPGETVGVLVYDIEPNSSAEKGGLRRYDFIEGANGLQIRHINDLREQVGLVGLGGVLRLKILRDTQEMELSIPLVEAAYKKGQ